Proteins encoded within one genomic window of Carassius carassius chromosome 22, fCarCar2.1, whole genome shotgun sequence:
- the LOC132099136 gene encoding gastrula zinc finger protein XlCGF28.1-like, with amino-acid sequence MAFIKEESEDIRIEKAFRVKHEDTEEQTEMVFIKEESEDTRTEETFRVKHEDTEEQIVMVFVKEESEDMSNEETFRIKHEDTEEQTEMVLIKKESEDMSKEETFRVKHEDTEEQTEMVLIKKESEDMSKEETFRVKHEDTEEQTDKMSPKEERKELNEMKEKDQNKELYDFITAKTSGKTVKMSSQKRAQKTKSNICHQCGKSFREKKNLNDHMRVHTGEKPFTCPQCGKSFSLTGNLKIHMRIHTGEKPYACPQCGRSFSHIGNLTSHMRIHTREKPYTCQQCGKGFSGKKILNDHVRIHTGEKPYTCQQCGKGFNGKKILKDHMRTHTGEQPYICQQCGKCFSQKANLMSHMRIHSGEKPYICKQCGKCFTKKWNIIKHMRIHTGEKPYTCSQCGKCFRHKASFDSHMRIHTGENPHTCKLCGKSFTRKGSLKNHMVIHTGEKPFTCDQCGKSFGRKVTLNEHVKIHFKRSVLDVVSME; translated from the exons ATGgcatttattaaagaggagagtgaagacataAGGATTGAAAAAGCATTCAGAGTtaaacatgaagatactgaggaacaaacagagatggtgtttattaaagaggagagtgaagacacgAGGActgaagaaacattcagagtcaaacatgaagatactgaagAACAAATAGTGATGGTGTttgttaaagaggagagtgaagacatgagtaatgaagaaacattcagaatcaaacatgaagatactgaggaacaaaccgAGATGGTGCTTATAAAAAAGGAGAGTGAAGACATGAGTAAAGAAGAAActttcagagtcaaacatgaagatactgaggaacaaaccgAGATGGTGCTTATAAAAAAGGAGAGTGAAGACATGAGTAAAGAAGAAActttcagagtcaaacatgaagatactgaggaacaaacag ACAAAATGTCACCAAAAGAGGAGAGAAAAGAActgaatgaaatgaaagagaaGGATCAGAATAAGGAACTTTATGATTTCATAACTGCAAAAACATCtggaaagactgtaaaaatgtccTCACAAAAAAGAGCCCAGAAGACCAAATCTAACATCTgccatcagtgtggaaagagtttcagagagaaaaaaaaccttaatgacCACATGagggttcacactggagagaagcctttcacctgccctcagtgtggaaagagtttcagtctCACAGGTAACCTTAAaatccacatgagaattcacactggagagaagccttacgcCTGTCCTCAGTGTGGAAGGAGTTTCAGTCACATAGGAAACCTTACaagccacatgagaattcacactagagagaaaccttacacatgccaacagtgtggaaagggtTTCAGTGGGAAAAAAATCCTTAACGACCAtgtgagaattcacactggagagaaaccttacacatgccaacagtgtggaaagggtTTCAATGGGAAAAAAATCCTTAAGGACCACATGAGAACTCACACTGGAGAGCAACCCTACatatgccaacagtgtggaaagtgtttcagTCAAAAAGCGAACCTTATGagccacatgagaattcactctggagagaagccttacatcTGCAAACAGTGTGGAAAATGTTTCACTAAAAAGTGGAACATCATAaaacacatgagaattcacactggagagaagccttacacatgctctcagtgtggaaagtgtttcagACATAAGGCATCCTTTGATTcccacatgagaattcatactGGAGAAAACCCTCACACCTGCAAACTGTGTGGGAAGAGCTTTACACGAAAAGGATCTCTTAAGAATCACATGgtcattcacactggagagaagccgttcACTTGTgatcaatgtggaaagagtttcggaCGAAAAGTAACCCTTAATGAACATGTGAAGATTCACTTTAAGAGAAGTGTTTTAGATGTTGTCAGTATGGAATGA